One segment of Plasmodium vivax chromosome 14, whole genome shotgun sequence DNA contains the following:
- a CDS encoding hypothetical protein, conserved (encoded by transcript PVX_100970A) — MNKITLANRYHEHMYHYLNNQPVRKEEFTYFDGKQVDANTVGADASVPSGTMGVDQMNNTNTQEGKANKRSGDPNGSNGHIANTCLGSNRRSLSKNNGVKKGNPNNNDDAAYNKGASSSCVKSNFEEHKKGSALSGKRKKNGQVGSASCGGLAGEATNGRGVEIVSKGSDNNKSTVRGVSNGNADAGAAAGAVADVVTASVVSYHNRRPADVRSGKAVRNFRGSVYGEVNLGEGATYHPICYDSTDRHMGNGENKDAQVLNERAVGKMGSNLLGKDNANFGDPFTNNCSGAQRAFSDKMGLSSISRLVSHANGSFEKEEEALIQFGKCANRETNRNGQAEEMDDGEEDHEGDNEVVKKGDLRHMPSCSFSSYYRSDTVEGGTTSSDVKEVSPIVTAVYDCGNPCAGEKRSKKQWKRGIGKRDPPHTDNKGKTSVDCGGRSGEEHAGSNHGEVAICNMGGSVNQSSNIGLGKQTNESSNSVLRNGSVGSKNDRGNGGNRNKQQNRKNSKGKNSASKAANGKGEARATGAHAEVGGEGNAAHEVNEVNDTDEANEENDANEASDANNAKANQDSCPAQPPNGADDLINLATLQNCANSRGSPVDSANASTMKSAGADVDLLFFRENEDPLEEHYMLLEEGDYAVHQVRERAGEKETAGEKETAGEKETGGEKETGGEKETAWERDIAGEKETAWERDIAGEKDTAWERDIAGEKDTAWERDIAGEKDTAWERDIAGEKDTAWERDIAGEKDTAWERDIAGEKDTAWERDIAGEKETAWEKDTTGEKDMAGLNHTFNILRNNLYHIFSDSCDEQCSDECLVGSLDDAAGRSRNRGSECVSFVDVHRGDVHRVGMESAVGQRGMAQSGLMERGLMERVLMERGLLQRGLTERRLMEGGLMERGLMERDLLQRSLINQWGAAQPPSYEEDAEEDKLGTNDLLSGSRAFRGQYPLSDAPFSGLLQAPCVSGLIGSAPYVPSARGIPPHSRYGVSGVSGVGNVPAVGSIGSACGSVVGKPTGHGLNGAHQPPFAPNNQKRTNLSGAAGKKCGMETHLNSRSGNSVNGKESVDLHKCKQTANENMTVERPVTLNNSQMLEAFMQGRLCLSCDSLDHPMPLCPNNSFVCPNCHNISHRGNDCPMKCRFCLKYHVGVSIMDCLKKARIQSEKNLPNEEKNETNKMGMGKNAKSSQDKVSVGPRFDISTRPDNSYGRSVYVSNLTQDITNVQLRDAINNHLENGCVVNIDRQDGYAFVELSNLNSTFQLVQKSINLNFRKLKIQFKKTGQFLIPDNLSLSVNNAVPFGLHRGGVGGAAPTLVQNKLGKSATTAVSRKNPSSGVNSNALSSGSGTASGNAAEVCGKLRLGGSKGGGNNSASGVALPGGADGRGKYACKSTSAKHPRAQQQRRQNTQQGQQMQQTQQTQLQPVLPTLPTLPTQAAQAAHSGQAAPQRKGRQRENLKQGRAAPPHGAPAVDKNPSAKAILSQKKNKLVGEKNTEKGRRGRPADGTVPTMSSADGSYGADGSYGAVGSYGAVGSYGAAEGGTSFQGGKNTHSVEIPSVQIVNLPSDYLLAEHLDGAKIGGVSEEEEEEEEAAAEEGMSRNGYDFMCTNGLALKSGHVKKATDVNSMPLLPALYSGGGSSNDANDPFTSEAANVGLLYEGSKLPLKMPNGVNEKNELHKSMTTETSKTTATTTTASDNMLSTQLFNTQLFNAQLFNAQLFNTQVFNGVPPMRRSLHKVDDIMKETHLSAAMEVSGAAAMNGKLTSCWSASLGEGLFAGHGEVSGEYGGECGGAYLGPHNDRFTADAYNDRRYRASSGNQHGNAAEGRPNVDLKSIVDNAIEVNHDTLNYEQLSFADAAEEGLLHDAAPANAPGAYTLGECDVAGVRDAAGLYHSYENYTGQNKTHSNKKSVVGPYISFEASVNGGNIWKDRNGGRVGSGGIGGIGGSRHPPDLKHSYDNICDDMFFGNRDIYDVFSGFSAIQLDDRSGGSRGSGGCGGAGHPFAVGSNQHKGSFDRNSYSNPNCGQNALHQVPPVPNEPTDEESKMESEAGSKMKLQAGNKMKLPADSKMKLQAGGNINFVNLSSEIFQQPRDLPAKEEGDLMEDSYVSSMKYKELDAIEKDLEKHIKALWNLRKIKLVRSHDVPQGIPQDVPQDEFV; from the coding sequence atgaataaaattacgCTGGCTAACCGATATCACGAGCACATGTACCATTACCTGAACAACCAGCCAGTGAGGAAGGAAGAATTCACCTACTTTGATGGCAAGCAGGTGGATGCCAACACTGTAGGTGCAGACGCATCTGTCCCCAGCGGGACTATGGGAGTGGACCAAATGAATAATACGAACACACAAGAGGGTAAGGCCAACAAAAGAAGTGGAGACCCGAACGGAAGCAACGGCCATATTGCCAACACCTGTTTGGGTAGCAACAGAAGAAGCcttagtaaaaataatggcGTGAAGAAAGGCAACCCTAACAATAATGATGACGCCGCGTACAACAAGGGCGCTTCAAGTAGCTGTGTTAAGAGCAATTTTGaggaacataaaaaagggagcgcCTTGTctgggaagaggaagaagaatgGTCAGGTTGGCAGTGCCAGTTGTGGTGGCTTGGCAGGTGAAGCGACGAACGGGAGGGGCGTGGAAATCGTCAGCAAAGGAAGCGATAATAATAAGTCCACCGTGAGGGGTGTAAGCAACGGGAATGCTGACGCTGGAGCTGCGGCCGGTGCTGTGGCCGACGTGGTAACCGCGTCCGTGGTTTCCTATCATAACCGTAGGCCAGCGGATGtgcgaagcggtaaagcaGTCCGTAACTTTAGAGGCAGCGTGTATGGCGAAGTGAACCTGGGCGAGGGTGCCACCTACCACCCAATATGCTACGACAGCACGGATAGACATATGGGAAACGGAGAGAATAAGGACGCACAGGTGTTGAACGAACGAGCCGTTGGGAAAATGGGGAGCAACTTACTAGGAAAGGATAATGCCAACTTTGGAGATCCCTTTACCAATAATTGTAGCGGAGCTCAGCGTGCCTTTAGTGACAAGATGGGCCTGAGTAGTATAAGCCGGCTTGTGAGCCACGCGAACGGTAGCttcgaaaaggaggaagaagctctCATACAGTTTGGTAAGTGTGCCAATAGGGAGACGAATAGAAATGGCCAAGCGGAGGAGATGGACGACGGCGAAGAGGACCACGAAGGGGACAAcgaagttgtaaaaaaaggagatctTCGCCATATGCCAAGTTGCAGTTTTTCCTCATATTACAGGAGTGATACTGTCGAGGGGGGGACCACGTCCAGCGACGTGAAGGAAGTGTCTCCCATCGTCACCGCTGTGTATGACTGTGGGAATCCCTGTGCAGGAGAAAAGCGCAGCAAGAAGCAATGGAAGAGGGGTATTGGGAAGAGGGACCCGCCGCATACCGATAATAAGGGGAAAACCTCAGTCGATTGCGGCGGTAGGAGCGGCGAAGAGCATGCGGGGAGTAACCACGGGGAGGTGGCGATATGCAACATGGGAGGCAGCGTGAACCAAAGCAGCAACATCGGCTTGGGCAAGCAAACCAACGAGAGTAGTAATAGCGTCCTCCGAAACGGCAGCGTCGGCAGCAAAAACGATAGAGGCAACGGGGGCAACAGGAACAAGCAGCAGAACAGGAAAAACAGCAAAGGTAAGAACAGCGCCAGTAAGGCCGCGAACGGTAAGGGAGAGGCGAGAGCCACAGGCGCGCACGCTGAGGTTGGCGGGGAGGGGAATGCCGCTCACGAGGTGAACGAGGTAAACGACACTGACGAGGCGAACGAGGAAAACGACGCTAACGAGGCAAGCGACGCCAACAATGCGAAGGCAAACCAAGACAGCTGCCCCGCGCAACCCCCCAACGGGGCAGATGACCTAATAAACTTGGCCACGCTGCAAAACTGTGCCAACAGTAGGGGCAGCCCTGTGGACAGTGCCAACGCGAGCACGATGAAGAGTGCGGGAGCAGATGTAgacttgcttttttttcgcgaaaaTGAAGACCCCTTAGAGGAACATTATATGCTGTTGGAGGAAGGTGATTATGCAGTTCACCAGGTGAGGGAAAGGGccggggaaaaggaaaccgccggggaaaaggaaaccgccggggaaaaggaaaccggcggggaaaaggaaaccggcggggaaaaggaaaccgCCTGGGAAAGGGACATCGccggggaaaaggaaaccgCCTGGGAAAGGGACATCGCCGGGGAAAAGGACACCGCCTGGGAAAGGGACATCGCCGGGGAAAAGGACACCGCCTGGGAAAGGGACATCGCCGGGGAAAAGGACACCGCCTGGGAAAGGGACATCGCCGGGGAAAAGGACACCGCCTGGGAAAGGGACATCGCCGGGGAAAAGGACACCGCCTGGGAAAGGGACATCGCCGGGGAAAAGGACACCGCCTGGGAAAGGGACATCGccggggaaaaggaaaccgCCTGGGAAAAGGACACCACCGGGGAAAAGGACATGGCCGGGTTGAATCACACTTTCAACATCTTAAGGAATAACCTGTATCATATTTTTAGCGATTCGTGCGATGAGCAGTGCAGTGACGAGTGCCTCGTGGGCAGTTTGGACGACGCCGCGGGTAGAAGCAGGAACAGGGGTAGCGAATGTGTTAGTTTCGTGGACGTGCACAGGGGCGACGTGCATAGGGTCGGCATGGAGAGCGCAGTGGGGCAAAGGGGAATGGCGCAGAGCGGTTTGATGGAACGAGGCCTAATGGAACGCGTCTTAATGGAACGAGGCTTGCTGCAGCGCGGCTTAACGGAGCGCAGATTGATGGAAGGCGGCTTAATGGAACGAGGTCTAATGGAGCGCGACTTGCTGCAGCGCAGCTTGATCAACCAGTGGGGCGCCGCACAGCCCCCTTCGTACGAAGAGGACGCGGAGGAGGACAAGTTGGGAACCAATGACCTTCTCAGTGGCAGCCGCGCATTCAGGGGCCAGTACCCTTTAAGCGACGCACCGTTTAGCGGCTTACTGCAGGCTCCGTGCGTGAGCGGCCTGATTGGCAGTGCCCCCTACGTGCCCAGCGCGAGGGGAATCCCACCCCACAGCAGAtacggggttagcggcgttagcggaGTTGGCAACGTTCCCGCTGTTGGCAGTATTGGCAGCGCCTGCGGCAGCGTGGTGGGCAAGCCAACTGGGCACGGCTTGAATGGAGCGCACCAACCCCCCTTCGCGCCCAACAACCAGAAGAGAACCAATTTGAGCGGAGCAGCCGGGAAGAAATGTGGCATGGAAACGCACCTGAACAGTCGCAGTGGAAACTCGGTTAACGGAAAAGAAAGTGTAGATTTGCATAAGTGCAAACAAACggcaaatgaaaatatgaCTGTTGAGAGACCCGTAACTTTGAACAACTCCCAAATGTTAGAGGCATTCATGCAGGGGAGACTTTGCCTAAGCTGCGACTCGCTTGACCACCCCATGCCACTGTGCCCGAACAATTCCTTTGTCTGCCCCAACTGCCATAATATCTCTCATAGAGGAAACGACTGTCCGATGAAGTGCCGATTTTGCCTCAAATACCACGTGGGTGTATCCATCATGGACTGTTTGAAGAAGGCAAGAATACAGAGTGAAAAGAATTTGCCAAACGAAGAAAAGAacgaaacaaacaaaatgggaatgGGAAAGAATGCGAAGAGCAGTCAAGATAAAGTTAGTGTAGGGCCAAGATTTGATATAAGTACGAGGCCGGACAATTCCTATGGAAGGAGTGTATACGTATCAAATTTGACCCAAGATATCACGAACGTCCAACTGAGAGATGCTATTAACAACCACTTAGAAAATGGGTGTGTAGTAAATATAGACAGACAAGATGGGTATGCATTTGTTGAGCTGTCTAATTTGAATTCTACGTTTCAGTTGGTGCAGAAATCTATTAACTTAAATTTTAGGAAGTTAAAAATtcagtttaaaaaaacggGGCAGTTTTTAATACCAGACAATTTGTCTCTAAGCGTGAACAATGCCGTTCCTTTTGGTTTGCACCGAGGGGGGGTAGGGGGAGCAGCACCTACCCTTGTGCAGAACAAGCTGGGCAAGAGCGCCACGACGGCTGTGTCTAGGAAGAACCCTTCGAGTGGTGTCAATAGCAACGCGTTAAGCAGTGGAAGTGGCACCGCCAGTGGGAACGCTGCCGAGGTTTGTGGAAAGTTGAGGCTGGGCGGAAGTAAGGGGGGAGGCAATAACAGTGCAAGCGGAGTAGCCCTGCCGGGCGGGGCCGACGGCAGGGGCAAGTACGCGTGCAAGTCGACCAGCGCGAAGCACCCCAGGGCGCAGCAGCAGAGGAGGCAGAACACGCAGCAGGGGCAGCAAATGCAACAGACGCAGCAAACGCAACTGCAACCCGTGCTGCCAACGCTGCCAACGCTACCAACGCAGGCGGCGCAGGCGGCGCACTCGGGCCAGGCCGCTCCACAACGGAAAGGCAGGCAGAGGGAGAACCTCAAGCAGGGAAGAGCCGCGCCCCCGCACGGCGCCCCCGCCGTGGACAAGAACCCGAGCGCAAAAGCGATTCTGagccaaaagaaaaacaaactgGTAGGCGAGAAGAACACGGagaagggaagaagggggaggcCAGCCGATGGAACAGTCCCCACAATGAGCAGCGCAGATGGGAGTTACGGCGCAGATGGGAGTTACGGCGCAGTTGGAAGTTACGGTGCAGTTGGAAGTTACGGTGCAGCCGAAGGGGGAACCTCATTTcaggggggcaaaaatacGCACAGTGTGGAAATTCCCAGCGTACAAATTGTTAATTTGCCCAGCGACTACCTCTTAGCAGAGCACCTCGACGGTGCCAAAATTGGAGGAGTatcagaagaagaagaagaagaagaagaagcagcagcagaagAAGGGATGAGTCGGAACGGCTACGATTTTATGTGCACCAATGGCCTTGCGTTGAAGAGTGGCCACGTGAAGAAGGCCACGGATGTGAATAGTATGCCGCTCCTTCCTGCCCTGTATAGCGGTGGTGGTAGTAGCAACGATGCAAATGACCCATTCACGAGTGAGGCGGCTAACGTTGGCTTGCTGTACGAAGGTAGCAAGTTACCCCTGAAGATGCCAAACGGCGTAAATGAAAAGAACGAGCTACATAAAAGCATGACGACGGAGACGAGCAAAACAACAGCCACCACCACAACTGCGTCGGACAACATGTTGAGCACGCAGCTCTTCAACACCCAGCTCTTCAACGCGCAGCTCTTCAACGCGCAGCTTTTCAACACGCAGGTCTTCAATGGTGTCCCCCCCATGAGGAGAAGTCTTCACAAAGTTGATGACATTATGAAGGAGACCCATCTGTCTGCGGCCATGGAAGTCAGCGGGGCTGCCGCCATGAACGGGAAATTGACCAGCTGTTGGAGTGCTTCCCTGGGGGAGGGGCTGTTCGCGGGCCACGGGGAGGTTAGCGGCGAGTACGGCGGCGAGTGTGGCGGTGCGTACCTCGGCCCGCACAAcgaccgcttcaccgctgaCGCCTATAATGACCGCCGTTACCGCGCCAGCAGCGGCAACCAGCACGGCAACGCGGCGGAGGGCCGACCCAACGTAGACCTAAAGTCAATCGTGGACAACGCCATCGAAGTGAATCACGACACGTTGAATTATGAGCAGCTCAGTTTTGCCGACGCAGCGGAGGAGGGTCTCCTCCACGATGCCGCTCCTGCGAACGCTCCTGGTGCGTACACCCTTGGCGAGTGCGACGTTGCTGGGGTGCGCGACGCTGCTGGCCTGTACCACTCCTACGAAAATTACACGGGGCAAAATAAGACGCACAGCAATAAGAAAAGCGTAGTTGGGCCCTACATCAGTTTTGAGGCGAGCGTCAACGGAGGCAACATATGGAAGGACAGAAACGGTGGCAGAGTTGGCAGCGGTGGCATCGGTGGCATCGGTGGCAGTAGGCACCCCCCCGATTTGAAGCACTCGTACGATAACATTTGCGACGATATGTTTTTTGGGAACCGCGACATTTATGATGTATTTTCTGGGTTCAGCGCGATACAGTTGGATGATCGCAGCGGGGGTAGCAGAGGTAGCGGAGGTTGCGGTGGGGCTGGCCACCCCTTTGCCGTCGGAAGCAACCAGCACAAGGGCAGCTTCGATCGCAATAGCTATAGCAATCCCAACTGCGGCCAGAACGCCCTGCACCAGGTGCCACCAGTACCAAATGAGCCCACGGATGAGGAGAGCAAAATGGAGTCAGAAGCgggcagcaaaatgaagttacAAGCGggcaacaaaatgaagttacCAGCGGacagcaaaatgaagttacAAGCGGGCGGCAACATCAATTTCGTAAACCTCAGCTCTGAGATTTTCCAACAGCCGAGAGACCTTCCCGCCAAGGAGGAGGGAGACCTTATGGAGGACTCCTACGTGAGCAGCATGAAGTACAAAGAGTTGGATGCCATTGAGAAAGATTTGGAGAAGCACATCAAGGCGTTGTGGAACCTCCGCAAGATCAAGTTGGTGCGGTCGCACGATGTTCCCCAAGGCATTCCGCAGGACGTTCCGCAGGACGAATTTGTGTAG